The Streptomyces aurantiacus genome includes a region encoding these proteins:
- a CDS encoding NUDIX hydrolase family protein, with protein sequence MTETTPGWLTHDELEQARARMPILYVEAVPVRVDDNGEVTRIGLLLRMGSGGAVSRALVSGRVLHHERVRDALLRHLEKDLGPVALPRVPTSLQPFTVAEYFPTLGATPFHDPRQHAVSLAYIVPVTGDCRPRQDALDLVWFSPEEASSPMVLNEMPGGHGALLKQALAHVGCLS encoded by the coding sequence ATGACCGAAACCACGCCCGGCTGGCTGACTCACGACGAACTGGAGCAGGCGCGCGCCCGCATGCCGATCCTGTACGTCGAGGCCGTGCCCGTGCGCGTCGACGACAACGGCGAAGTCACCCGCATCGGACTGCTGCTCCGCATGGGGTCGGGCGGGGCGGTCAGCCGTGCGCTCGTCTCCGGCCGGGTGCTCCATCACGAGCGGGTGCGGGACGCCCTGCTGCGTCACCTGGAGAAGGACCTCGGGCCGGTGGCGCTGCCCCGGGTCCCGACCTCGCTGCAGCCCTTCACCGTCGCCGAGTACTTCCCGACCCTCGGGGCCACGCCGTTCCACGACCCGCGCCAGCACGCGGTGTCCCTCGCCTACATCGTCCCGGTGACCGGCGACTGCCGCCCCCGCCAGGACGCCCTGGACCTGGTCTGGTTCAGTCCCGAGGAGGCATCGTCGCCCATGGTCCTGAACGAGATGCCGGGCGGCCACGGCGCACTGCTCAAGCAGGCACTCGCGCATGTGGGCTGCCTGTCCTGA